The stretch of DNA CGGGGTTAGTCGGGTCTCGTTTACCGGTCGTGGGCTCACCAAAGGCTTCCAGGTCGGCACCGTGACGCTGAAAAACAGCAAGGGGCATCAAAAGGAAATCGTGGTCAACATGACCGGCCGCTGCCGGATCAAATAGCCATCAGCCCAGGCAAATGCGTGGGCGAGTGCGGATCGAAGGGCAAAAAGGAAAGGATACGCTTCAATGAACACGATGGGCCGCAGCACCAAAGGGTTTACCCTGATTGAACTGATGATCGCCATGGCCATCTCGGGAATTGTGATGGCTGGCATCTATGCCGCCTATGAAATGCAGGTCAGGTCCCAGATCACCAACCAGGCTCTGGTGGACATGCAGCAGGAAATGCGGGCGGCGATGTTGATAATGGAGCGCGATCTTCGCATGGCCGGCTATGACCCAACGGAAAACGCCGGGGCCGAGATAACCGAAATCCGGGCCAACAGTGTTGCCTTCACCATGGACATCGCCGGCGGCAACACCGACGGGATCGACAACAACAACGACGGGTTTGTTGACAAAGTCGATGAGGCGGACTTCCCGGACGGGGACCTCGACGACGGTAACGAAGTGATCCAATACGTTCATGAAATCGATGCCGATGGCACCCCCTATCTGGGGCGCTCCATGGGCGGCGGGGCGGT from Desulfobacteraceae bacterium encodes:
- a CDS encoding prepilin-type N-terminal cleavage/methylation domain-containing protein; translation: MNTMGRSTKGFTLIELMIAMAISGIVMAGIYAAYEMQVRSQITNQALVDMQQEMRAAMLIMERDLRMAGYDPTENAGAEITEIRANSVAFTMDIAGGNTDGIDNNNDGFVDKVDEADFPDGDLDDGNEVIQYVHEIDADGTPYLGRSMGGGAVSPVAYNIDALNFVYLDQDGNPTADRTQIRAIAVTMVGRSGKDVPVLFFKQQDNTVYRNQQGDVILAAPNDDFRRMMLSTVVKCRNL